GTGGCGTTTTCAACGGCTTTTAAGTGTCTTTCTTTCAAGTCTCTGCGTCTTTGGTCATCTTCTTCTCGGCGGTAGTCGTTGAGGTTTTTAACTTTGCCTTTCCAGCCGTAGTAGGGATTTAATCGAAAAGCATAGGAGCGTCCAACTTTGGGACCTCTGAGAATAATCCCTTTCTCTTCAAGAACAGAAATAGCCCTAGAAACATTAGGCTTTTTCATCTCAAGCTTTTCTGAAATTTCATTTTGAGTGACTTGAATCCAGTTTTCAAAGTCGAGACGGGATAGCAAAAGTAAAAGAACCCTATAAGTTTCACCTTTAAGGTCTTTATCAGTGGCTAGGAGTTCTAATGCTTCTTGACTATTCATGACCCAACCCGTTGAATAAGGATTCTGCTTAACTCCACAATAAACTACTACTCCATCTAAAACTTCGCCTGTGTCTTGATCTACCGAGGCTATATTTCTACGTTTCATTAGGCTCTCCAACAAATAGTTATCATATATGATAATTGAGTTATCATATATGATAACTATCCAATTTTCAAACCCTTATGTAGAGCCACTCATAAGTAGGTTCCTTTATGTCTCTTGTAATAAAAATCTATAAGCTGTGCTTATCAATGGGGGTGTAATCCGAACTGGACAAAGCTCTTAAGAGATTTTAACTAAAATTAATAATATTTTTAGATTTACCTAGAGAATTAGTGTTTATTATTACAGCATTACATTATTAAAAAAAGAATTGTGAATTGTAAGGAGTTAATTAATTATGAAAGTATCAAATTTCAAAAAGCCATTAATTTATTTAATTTTATCCGTAACTTTAGTTAACATATTTGCTGATAAAGCTGATGCTTTTAAGTTAGAACTTAAAAGAGTCGGTGAATGGGATCAAATGATTTTTAATCCTTTCACGGGTAATAAAATTGGAACAATTACAGTACCTCACTTTAGGTTAGAAAAAATAGAAATTCAGTTAGGTCTTAATAATACAGGAAAAGTTTTTCTAGATAAAGGAGTATTAGCAAACAACTTTTTAGAAGATTTAGGTGAAGGAGTTATTCCAGTTACAATGGATGGTCAAGAAATTGCATTTGATAATACCATGTTTCCCGATATTCCAGGATCTGGATTTACAACAGATACTAATAACGGAACTAATTTTTTAATAACTTTTGATGAGCCTTTTACGGAACCAGTAGGATCAATTGTAGATGTTTCAGATATGAACATTTTAATATCAACTCCTTTAAATGTTTTTGATACTTCTTTAGTTGAAGGAAGTGTTTTTAACAGTGCAATGACGGATAGTGAACCTGCTGAAATAGTTTCTACACCTGAAAAGTCTGTATCTTCTATAACTTTATTGAGCTTATTAGGAGTAGGAATGTTTTTGAAAAAGAAAGTAAATGTATAAAAAGCTTGGAATGGTTGTATATCCTATATACCTGTTGCTCTACACTGAGTATGAATACTTAGTGTAGAGACGATTTAAGCAGCCCACCAGGGGGGCAGTTAGCGCAGGGGGTAGTGAAGAAATAATGCGACGATAGGAGCAACGATCTTGCTTGTCTTCAAGAATTGGGATGAGTGGGGAATAATGTGCCTTGAGTATAAGTGATCACTAATTATTGTGTTTATGTTTAGGAATCAAACTTATAACTAAAATTGAGAAAGTGAAAAGACTTAATAAGGAAGAAGACTCTGGAACGGTTACTGAGGTAATGCGCCAAATTTTTCCTGCTCCGGCTCGATTTGTTCCATCTGAAACAAACAAACCTCCACCAAGTATGCCTTCAGTATCAAATGCTACATCAATAGCATCTATATTTGTCAAAAACGGAATTAGAGTTCCATCAGGTTTTAGGGTAAAAAGTGTTCCATCGTCATTCCCGAAACTACTGCCTTCTGTAGCAACAAAAAGATCAGAACCAAACACTCCACCTGGGCCTAGTTCAATAAGTTCCAAACCGCTCAGACCATCAACTAAAAGAGTAGAAGTTCCATCTAAATTAACTAAAAAAAGTGCATCATTCATTGTTGCCTCTCCATCTGTTTGCAATGAAAAGGTTCCTGTAACAAACCCTCCCCCTTCTTGCCATTGTCCAAGATCATTAATAGAAGCATAAGCGGCTGGTTTAT
Above is a genomic segment from Crocosphaera subtropica ATCC 51142 containing:
- a CDS encoding MarR family transcriptional regulator, coding for MKRRNIASVDQDTGEVLDGVVVYCGVKQNPYSTGWVMNSQEALELLATDKDLKGETYRVLLLLLSRLDFENWIQVTQNEISEKLEMKKPNVSRAISVLEEKGIILRGPKVGRSYAFRLNPYYGWKGKVKNLNDYRREEDDQRRRDLKERHLKAVENATKSDQPE